Proteins from one Saccharomyces eubayanus strain FM1318 chromosome XI, whole genome shotgun sequence genomic window:
- the TUL1 gene encoding ubiquitin-protein ligase TUL1, producing the protein MEIDGNTLVFIIVILFLFFSTPGGDGVSSQYEFNQLQRLKQQFQTEHNVFLNMTHTDNFRNITGFKLSYQDTLNNPLQNATYPLPGKEYDRWLPNQNYMVMPNEVIDTINSQVWNTSNGDTSNIFPPNITSTLLGKINVVSNSKYERIRMPIPRFYEPANDFSEDIPPEGETYWSDWPSYGELHNVTFQHGEIAIQITHMNNLQNSNNYFRRNFINKENDRWKLLNLQIDFSDKTEKEKHSISSKAVYDIQRGRILSISQSSKFHSLFALPHYMSLQDEYDEEMFNDVKQLVDEFWNFTDYTNVMTMNDVQDAYNSANLKCEYMTFLQLEPWNQYTKDQIKLIDDELNWPLGRPVNLSSLPPINVVSGILYSPDCGLRLAIHDVKGKRYELKIMSIRTHLMFGIALFAAQIYLLLTQMHHTNTPSMVNKISFYCFSMINLVDGSLATLYFVAASVVPELYLPLVISAFSCFILASIFEIRYLISIYASQVNEQNVGIANLLRGNTGTYDENRPRPAFIPDEGSIGGSLYGRFFFTLIIFTFLILSSTSWPRQLRMIFEYILIFILNSYWIPQIFRNAVKGIPSRRERTRATNGGNRNQNKMPLLWSFVIGTTIIRSLPVIYVFTYSSNVFRHHKDVRFVVFLSLWLLFQISILYSQDILGSRWFLPQHTIPEGYSYFKPLSNQYILEHGGGTVQNTVDCAICMSDVPIYIEEIPETHIVDQHTYMVTPCNHVFHTSCLENWMSYKLQCPVCRSPLPPL; encoded by the coding sequence ATGGAAATTGATGGCAACACCTTAGTGTTCATAATAGTGATCCTTTTCCTATTCTTCTCCACACCCGGTGGTGACGGAGTGTCCTCACAGTACGAGTTTAACCAGCTACAAAGATTGAAGCAACAGTTCCAAACAGAACATAATGTGTTCCTCAATATGACACATACGGATAATTTCCGAAATATCACTGGTTTCAAATTAAGCTATCAAGATACGTTGAACAACCCTTTGCAGAATGCTACTTATCCACTACCAGGGAAGGAATATGACCGATGGTTACCCAACCAGAACTACATGGTAATGCCTAATGAAGTCATAGATACTATAAACTCTCAAGTCTGGAATACTTCGAATGGTGACACCTCAAATATTTTCCCCCCTAATATTACAAGCACGCTGTTGGGAAAGATCAACGTTGTGTCAAATAGCAAGTACGAAAGGATAAGAATGCCTATACCCAGATTTTATGAACCTGCAAACGATTTCTCGGAAGATATTCCTCCTGAGGGAGAAACATACTGGTCAGATTGGCCCTCTTACGGCGAGCTTCATAACGTGACTTTTCAACATGGTGAGATTGCTATTCAAATCACTCATATGAACAACCTTCAGAATAGCAACAATTACTTCAGGAGAAATTTCATaaataaggaaaatgaTCGTTGGAAATTATTGAATCTACAAATCGATTTTTCAGATAAAAccgaaaaggaaaagcaCTCCATTTCATCAAAGGCGGTCTACGATATCCAACGTGGTAGAATTTTATCCATCTCCCAAAGTTCTAAATTCCATTCATTATTTGCACTTCCCCACTACATGTCTTTACAGGATGAATATGATGAAGAGATGTTTAATGATGTCAAACAGCTTGTCGATGAATTCTGGAATTTCACGGATTACACGAATGTTATGACCATGAATGATGTACAGGATGCATACAATAGTGCTAATCTTAAATGTGAATACATgacttttcttcaattagAACCTTGGAATCAATATACCAAGGACCAAATTAAATTGATagatgatgaattgaaCTGGCCATTGGGGCGTCCTGTGAACCTTTCTAGTCTACCTCCTATAAATGTCGTTTCTGGGATATTATATTCTCCTGATTGTGGCCTTAGATTGGCAATTCATGATGTAAAGGGTAAACGATATGAACTAAAAATCATGTCGATTAGAACGCACTTAATGTTTGGTATTGCGTTATTCGCAGCtcaaatatatttattgCTGACTCAAATGCATCATACAAACACGCCTTCCATGGTCAATAAAATTTCGTTTTATTGCTTCTCAATGATCAATTTAGTCGACGGTTCCCTAGCTACGTTATATTTTGTGGCTGCTAGTGTTGTTCCTGAATTGTACTTGCCCTTGGTGATAAGTGCATTTTCATGTTTTATCCTTGCATCCATATTCGAAATACGTTACTTGATATCGATTTATGCTTCACAAGTTAACGAACAAAACGTCGGGATAGCTAATTTGTTGCGTGGTAATACCGGCACATATGATGAGAATAGGCCAAGGCCTGCATTTATCCCTGATGAAGGTTCCATCGGCGGCTCACTATATGGtagatttttctttacgtTAATCATTTTCAcctttttgatattgagTTCAACATCATGGCCCCGTCAATTGAGAATGATATTTGAGTATATCCTTATTTTCATCTTAAACTCCTACTGGATTCCCCAAATTTTCCGTAACGCTGTTAAGGGTATCCCTTCTAGAAGAGAGAGAACAAGAGCTACCAACGGAGGAAatagaaatcaaaataagATGCCTTTATTATGGAGTTTTGTGATAGGTACAACAATAATTAGAAGTTTACCGGTCATATATGTTTTCACTTATTCTTCAAACGTCTTTAGGCATCATAAAGATGTTCGTTTTGTTGTATTTCTATCGCTGTGGCTACTGTTCCAAATCAGTATTTTGTATTCTCAAGACATATTGGGATCGCGCTGGTTCTTACCTCAACACACGATTCCCGAAGGATATTCGTATTTCAAGCCACTTTCGAACCAGTATATTTTAGAGCATGGTGGTGGGACCGTTCAAAACACTGTTGACTGTGCGATATGTATGTCAGATGTTCCAATCtatattgaagaaatccCAGAAACTCATATAGTGGACCAACATACTTATATGGTGACACCCTGTAACCACGTTTTCCATACTTCATGTTTGGAAAATTGGATGAGTTATAAGTTACAATGTCCTGTGTGTAGGTCACCGTTGCCTCCCTTGTAG